One genomic window of Xanthobacter dioxanivorans includes the following:
- a CDS encoding ABC transporter substrate-binding protein, giving the protein MTKLSRRSVLGLAATAGLASTALFPALTAHADEKELVIGGSIPLTGVFAFAGVAIEAGISDFVKITNEAGGVAGRKLRLAYEDTSYKVDQSVAVFNKLTTQNDIHLYYGDSTGFAKTINEELNRRGSILMAGASFGSELNNPVAYPFQFMAGPDYVEMIAILLEYIARQQKGAKIVFVNSDTEFGRDPIEASVKRAKEMGLDVVGQIVTPPTAVDVSTEILKLRRANPDYTIFHGYVLAPLPEFLTQAKQLGLKSKFMGTFWSMDNSLWAGVGAPADGFMGVMPYRYYFDTEGNSPMLEKIRKLRPTYQATGYTQGFLTAMLMTEAAKRTLEAGKELSAKNLKASLNTIKDFDTGGLIGVPISIPGNSVPVGRIYSYNAADKQMKAASDWISLKK; this is encoded by the coding sequence ATGACCAAGCTTTCGAGACGCAGCGTGCTCGGCCTTGCCGCGACGGCGGGGCTCGCATCCACCGCCCTGTTTCCCGCGCTGACCGCCCATGCCGACGAGAAGGAGCTGGTGATCGGCGGCTCGATCCCGCTCACCGGCGTGTTCGCCTTCGCCGGCGTCGCCATCGAGGCGGGAATCTCCGACTTCGTGAAGATCACCAACGAGGCGGGCGGCGTCGCCGGGCGCAAGCTGCGCCTCGCCTATGAGGACACCAGCTACAAGGTCGACCAGTCGGTGGCGGTGTTCAACAAGCTGACCACCCAGAACGACATCCACCTCTATTACGGCGACTCGACGGGCTTCGCCAAGACCATCAACGAGGAGCTGAACCGCCGCGGCAGCATCCTGATGGCCGGCGCTTCCTTCGGCAGCGAGCTGAACAATCCGGTCGCCTATCCGTTCCAGTTCATGGCGGGCCCCGATTATGTGGAGATGATCGCCATCCTGCTCGAATACATCGCGAGGCAGCAGAAGGGCGCCAAGATCGTGTTCGTGAATTCGGACACCGAGTTCGGCCGCGACCCCATCGAGGCCAGCGTGAAGCGCGCGAAGGAGATGGGCCTCGACGTGGTCGGGCAGATCGTCACCCCGCCGACGGCGGTGGACGTCTCCACCGAGATCCTGAAGCTGCGCCGCGCCAATCCGGACTACACCATCTTCCACGGCTACGTGCTGGCGCCGCTGCCGGAATTCCTCACCCAGGCCAAGCAGCTGGGCCTCAAGTCGAAGTTCATGGGCACGTTCTGGTCCATGGACAATTCGCTGTGGGCGGGGGTCGGCGCTCCGGCGGACGGCTTCATGGGGGTGATGCCGTATCGCTATTACTTCGACACCGAGGGCAACTCGCCCATGCTGGAGAAGATCCGCAAGCTGCGGCCCACCTACCAGGCGACCGGCTACACCCAGGGCTTCCTCACCGCCATGCTGATGACCGAGGCGGCGAAGCGCACGCTGGAGGCGGGCAAGGAGCTCAGCGCCAAGAACCTCAAGGCGTCGCTCAACACTATCAAGGACTTCGACACGGGCGGGCTGATCGGCGTGCCGATCTCCATCCCCGGCAATTCGGTGCCGGTGGGGCGCATCTATTCCTACAACGCCGCCGACAAGCAGATGAAGGCGGCGTCCGACTGGATCAGCCTGAAGAAGTGA
- a CDS encoding branched-chain amino acid ABC transporter permease: MDWLFFAEVTLAGLGSGALLALTALSFVLIYKATRVINLAVGEILMLGGYLFFAFSAGFGLPVWASIPLAIAGGGAVGALVERALIRPMLGESPISVFMVTVGLGSVLIGIAELIWNTDPRALPDFMGATPVFIGEAYVSRKIAIGFVVAALVITAFLILFRTWRGGIALRATATDQAAAYSCGIDVPGVFSLAWIVACATAAGTGILVGAIGGISPTMGVFGLSALVVVIIGGWIRCSGRWWVASSSASWRPGPAPISGASSSW; the protein is encoded by the coding sequence ATGGATTGGCTGTTCTTCGCCGAGGTGACGCTGGCGGGCCTGGGCTCCGGCGCGCTGCTTGCGCTCACCGCGCTGTCGTTCGTGCTCATCTACAAGGCGACGCGGGTCATCAACCTCGCGGTCGGCGAGATCCTGATGCTGGGCGGCTATCTGTTCTTCGCCTTTTCGGCGGGCTTCGGCCTGCCGGTCTGGGCCTCCATCCCGCTGGCCATCGCCGGCGGCGGCGCCGTGGGGGCCCTGGTGGAGCGCGCCCTGATCCGCCCCATGCTGGGGGAGAGCCCCATCTCCGTCTTCATGGTCACCGTGGGGCTCGGCTCGGTGCTGATCGGCATCGCCGAACTCATCTGGAACACCGACCCGCGGGCGCTGCCCGATTTCATGGGGGCGACTCCGGTGTTCATCGGCGAGGCCTATGTCTCGCGCAAGATCGCCATCGGCTTCGTGGTGGCGGCGCTGGTGATCACGGCTTTCCTCATCCTGTTCCGCACCTGGCGCGGCGGCATCGCGCTCAGGGCCACCGCCACCGATCAGGCCGCGGCCTATTCCTGCGGCATCGACGTGCCCGGCGTGTTCTCCCTGGCCTGGATCGTCGCCTGCGCCACGGCGGCGGGGACGGGGATCCTGGTGGGCGCCATCGGCGGCATCTCGCCCACCATGGGCGTCTTCGGCCTTTCCGCCCTGGTGGTGGTCATCATCGGGGGCTGGATTCGGTGCTCGGGGCGTTGGTGGGTGGCATCCTCATCGGCGTCGTGGAGGCCTGGGCCGGCACCTATCTCGGGGGCGAGTTCAAGCTGGTGA
- a CDS encoding branched-chain amino acid ABC transporter permease produces the protein MRIATAKETYISDEGLLVTATQRRWMVVLAVVLALAPFVLNAYWLYLACLVAINVASATGLNILTGYTGLVSLGQAAFMAVGAYAVAFLDGHLGTPFLLNIAAAGVVSALVGIVVGVPSLRVKGLYLAIATIAASFILHFVFTNWVAVTNGVRGVNVAPARLFGLELASPFALYFVIVPITALMVLGAANLFRTRIGRAFIAIRDRDISAEVLGIPLLQYKLMSFALSSFYAGVAGGMWAYFFRVVTPESFPFATSIFFLAAVIVGGLGTILGSILGAAFMTLVPELLKYVVEWLGPVFPNAGAALSPVRTIVFGALIIVFLVFEPQGLAEIVRRIRRFFTLWPFRN, from the coding sequence ATGCGCATCGCCACCGCCAAGGAAACCTACATCTCCGACGAGGGCCTGCTCGTCACCGCCACGCAGCGCCGCTGGATGGTGGTGCTGGCGGTGGTGCTCGCGCTCGCCCCCTTTGTGCTCAACGCCTACTGGCTCTATCTCGCCTGCCTCGTCGCCATCAACGTGGCCAGCGCGACGGGCCTCAACATCCTCACCGGCTATACCGGCCTCGTCAGCCTCGGCCAGGCGGCGTTCATGGCGGTGGGGGCCTATGCGGTGGCCTTCCTCGACGGCCATCTCGGCACGCCTTTTCTCCTGAACATCGCCGCCGCCGGCGTGGTCTCGGCGCTGGTGGGGATAGTGGTGGGCGTGCCGAGCCTGCGCGTGAAGGGCCTCTACCTCGCCATCGCCACCATCGCCGCCTCCTTCATCCTGCATTTCGTCTTCACCAACTGGGTGGCGGTGACGAACGGCGTGCGCGGCGTGAACGTGGCGCCGGCACGCCTTTTCGGCCTCGAGCTCGCCAGCCCGTTCGCCCTCTATTTCGTGATCGTGCCGATCACGGCGCTGATGGTGCTGGGCGCCGCCAACCTGTTCCGCACCCGCATCGGCCGCGCCTTCATCGCCATTCGCGACCGCGACATCTCGGCGGAGGTGCTGGGCATCCCGCTGTTGCAATACAAGCTGATGAGCTTTGCCTTGTCCTCCTTCTACGCCGGGGTGGCGGGGGGCATGTGGGCCTATTTCTTCCGCGTCGTGACGCCGGAGAGCTTTCCCTTCGCGACCTCCATCTTCTTCCTGGCGGCGGTGATCGTGGGCGGGCTGGGCACCATCCTCGGCTCGATCCTCGGCGCCGCCTTCATGACGCTGGTACCGGAGCTGTTGAAATACGTGGTGGAGTGGCTCGGCCCCGTCTTCCCCAATGCGGGCGCGGCGCTCTCGCCCGTGCGCACCATCGTGTTCGGGGCGCTGATCATCGTGTTCCTGGTGTTCGAGCCGCAGGGGCTGGCGGAGATCGTCCGGCGCATCCGCCGCTTCTTCACCCTCTGGCCGTTCCGCAACTGA
- a CDS encoding ABC transporter ATP-binding protein: MSALIPRRAPLDAPRAAAAHVAVSGLSLWFGGLKALTDVSFEVRPGTITALIGPNGAGKTSLFNCISGFYRPRAGRIVLDGADITATHPPARARAGLARTFQNIALFKGMTVLDNIKLGRHAHMKTNLLQALAYWGAARREEMELRAEVEREIIDFLEIDHIRNKPVASLSYGLQKRVELARALAMRPRLLMLDEPVAGMNREETEDMARFILDVKEEWGISILMVEHDMGMVMDISDHVVVLNFGKVIAQGPPAEVQRDPEVAAAYLGSGDPAELMRRLAAPREAA; encoded by the coding sequence ATGAGCGCCCTCATCCCGCGCCGCGCGCCGCTGGACGCGCCCCGTGCCGCCGCCGCTCACGTCGCCGTCAGCGGCCTGTCCCTGTGGTTCGGCGGGCTGAAGGCGCTGACCGATGTCTCCTTCGAGGTCCGGCCCGGCACCATCACCGCCTTGATCGGGCCGAACGGCGCCGGCAAGACCTCCCTGTTCAACTGCATCTCCGGCTTCTACCGGCCGCGGGCGGGGCGGATCGTGCTCGATGGCGCGGACATCACCGCGACCCACCCGCCGGCGCGCGCCCGGGCGGGGCTCGCGCGCACCTTCCAGAACATCGCCCTGTTCAAGGGCATGACCGTGCTCGACAACATCAAGCTTGGCCGCCACGCCCACATGAAGACCAACCTGCTCCAGGCGCTGGCCTATTGGGGTGCGGCGCGGCGCGAGGAGATGGAGCTGCGCGCCGAGGTGGAGCGGGAGATCATCGATTTCCTGGAAATCGACCACATCCGCAACAAGCCGGTCGCCTCGCTTTCCTACGGGCTGCAGAAGCGGGTGGAGCTCGCCCGGGCGCTGGCCATGCGTCCCCGCCTCCTGATGCTCGACGAGCCGGTGGCCGGCATGAACCGGGAGGAGACGGAGGACATGGCGCGCTTCATCCTCGACGTGAAGGAGGAGTGGGGCATTTCCATCCTCATGGTGGAGCATGACATGGGCATGGTGATGGACATCTCCGACCATGTGGTGGTGCTCAATTTCGGCAAGGTGATCGCGCAGGGGCCGCCGGCCGAGGTGCAGCGCGACCCCGAGGTTGCCGCCGCCTATCTCGGCTCGGGCGACCCGGCCGAATTGATGCGCCGCCTCGCCGCCCCGCGGGAGGCCGCCTGA